Proteins from one Nitrobacteraceae bacterium AZCC 2146 genomic window:
- a CDS encoding NitT/TauT family transport system substrate-binding protein (product_source=KO:K02051; cath_funfam=3.40.190.10; cleavage_site_network=SignalP-noTM; cog=COG0715; ko=KO:K02051; pfam=PF09084; superfamily=53850; transmembrane_helix_parts=Inside_1_6,TMhelix_7_29,Outside_30_334), translated as MKSQRFLKFSVLAFAAQFLLSLSLTPLFAADKVIIRMDWAPSGVHAPFHLALAKGWFRDAGIDVELQDGKGSINTLQLLATGEADIGEVTTGIVPIARESGMRVKAVLGLARRSALSVLVPQGSSMRAAEDLRGKRIVLFAASPWTPFVDTFLKSAGMKRSDVQMVMVDPAALLPTYSSKQVDAFMTLGPGAAHVLKSRPSRAIDADQYGVIFPDHGLVVNEDFIKSRGPVLKKVLEIAVKAWKYVLDGHEDEAMEAILANRPNHNLDRDVLRAHWDLYKAYLDTPNTTGKPFGWQSDKDWEAANKTLVGAGVIKSGKQISDFYTNDFVPDASY; from the coding sequence ATGAAATCCCAACGTTTTTTGAAGTTCTCCGTTCTAGCATTTGCGGCTCAATTCCTCCTTTCGCTTTCGCTCACCCCGCTCTTTGCCGCTGACAAGGTCATAATTAGGATGGATTGGGCACCGTCAGGAGTCCATGCGCCTTTCCATCTAGCTCTGGCGAAGGGCTGGTTCCGGGATGCCGGAATCGACGTCGAACTCCAAGATGGCAAGGGAAGCATCAACACGCTGCAGCTTTTGGCGACAGGAGAGGCGGACATCGGCGAAGTAACAACGGGCATCGTTCCTATCGCCAGAGAATCTGGAATGAGGGTCAAAGCAGTCCTCGGTTTGGCGAGACGCAGCGCGCTATCGGTTCTTGTGCCCCAAGGGTCATCGATGAGGGCAGCCGAGGATCTCCGAGGCAAAAGGATTGTGCTTTTCGCGGCGAGCCCTTGGACTCCGTTCGTCGACACGTTCCTGAAATCGGCTGGAATGAAGCGGAGCGACGTCCAGATGGTCATGGTCGATCCCGCTGCGTTGCTTCCGACTTACAGCTCTAAGCAGGTCGATGCATTCATGACACTCGGGCCGGGCGCAGCGCATGTTCTTAAATCGAGGCCGTCACGTGCTATCGATGCGGACCAGTATGGTGTCATTTTCCCGGACCATGGATTGGTCGTAAATGAAGATTTCATTAAAAGCCGGGGACCGGTGTTGAAGAAGGTGCTCGAGATTGCCGTCAAGGCGTGGAAGTACGTTCTCGACGGTCATGAGGACGAAGCAATGGAAGCGATCCTCGCAAACCGTCCCAATCATAATCTTGATAGAGACGTTCTTCGGGCCCATTGGGACCTGTATAAGGCTTATCTTGACACGCCTAATACAACGGGAAAGCCGTTTGGCTGGCAGTCGGACAAGGACTGGGAAGCCGCGAATAAGACGTTGGTTGGCGCTGGCGTGATCAAGTCCGGAAAACAGATAAGCGATTTCTACACGAACGACTTTGTTCCTGATGCTTCATATTGA
- a CDS encoding NAD(P)-dependent dehydrogenase (short-subunit alcohol dehydrogenase family) (product_source=COG1028; cath_funfam=3.40.50.720; cog=COG1028; pfam=PF13561; superfamily=51735): MQNSIRDLFDLSGKTAIITGAGSGLGRCFAAALASFGSAVICADRDLAGANETCESIRSSGGISEAVGVDVTDAESVRLMFEKATSAGRRIDVLVNNAGIATPPKRIHELSLDDWDRLMAVNLRAVFVCSRLVIPNMLSADGGCIINISSIQGLSGFYPGFAAATGSYAASKAGVIGLTKQMAVEYAADKIRVNAIAPGYHRDTNLGRERKALATDEIISSFDDAVMRRTPMGRKGDPTEMDGLVVYLASTASSFVTGQVFVHDGGWIAG, translated from the coding sequence ATGCAGAATTCTATTCGCGATTTGTTTGATCTTAGTGGCAAGACGGCCATCATCACCGGGGCGGGCAGCGGTCTCGGGCGCTGTTTTGCGGCGGCACTGGCTTCATTCGGTTCCGCAGTCATTTGTGCCGACCGCGACCTCGCAGGGGCGAACGAGACTTGCGAGTCCATCCGCTCCTCAGGAGGAATATCTGAAGCAGTCGGTGTGGATGTTACAGATGCGGAATCCGTGAGGCTAATGTTCGAGAAGGCAACATCCGCAGGGCGTCGCATTGATGTGCTCGTCAACAATGCCGGTATAGCGACCCCTCCCAAGAGAATTCATGAGCTATCACTGGACGATTGGGACAGGCTGATGGCAGTGAACCTTCGCGCGGTTTTCGTGTGTAGCCGGCTAGTCATTCCAAATATGCTGTCCGCAGATGGTGGCTGTATCATTAACATTTCGTCCATTCAGGGGCTCAGCGGTTTCTATCCCGGCTTCGCGGCGGCCACGGGAAGCTACGCCGCATCGAAAGCAGGGGTAATCGGATTAACAAAACAGATGGCCGTGGAGTACGCCGCCGACAAAATCCGGGTTAACGCAATAGCGCCAGGCTACCATCGCGATACTAACCTCGGGAGAGAGAGAAAGGCGCTGGCTACAGACGAGATCATCTCGTCTTTCGACGACGCGGTGATGCGCCGGACCCCGATGGGACGTAAAGGAGATCCAACCGAAATGGATGGACTGGTCGTGTACCTCGCAAGCACCGCTTCGAGCTTCGTGACGGGGCAAGTCTTTGTGCACGACGGCGGATGGATTGCTGGTTAG
- a CDS encoding PAS domain S-box-containing protein (product_source=TIGR00229; cath_funfam=3.30.450.20; cog=COG2202; pfam=PF08447; smart=SM00086,SM00091,SM00530; superfamily=47413,55785; tigrfam=TIGR00229) — translation MSYFEGHRGAADTLRFNEEKLGIGSWRCDAATGQMHWSRGFYELFGLCPSKVVPSYAEIEQRIHPDDRRPRRDFSELLLDRSLLEGEFRVIRPNGTLRWIYNQAEILLDMAGERVCVVGVAIDITRQRESVQPLRAAAERYNALVQVVEGLLWIASSDGRITALANLKATKQDAPDLFYGRGWVDLLHEEDRDAALESWSVSAQTGRPYKVEHRLRQPDGTYRWFRCIAVPVLNADGSAQEWIGISTDVHHEKFVSLPTPSSRLTGAQMRAARGILNWSVKQLAERTKISPSAIRRFEEYDSTPPMHDESVEILQNTFSDAGIEFFFPQVGKPGLRPR, via the coding sequence TTGAGTTACTTCGAGGGCCATCGTGGCGCGGCTGATACGTTACGGTTTAATGAAGAGAAACTTGGCATCGGAAGTTGGCGCTGTGATGCAGCAACCGGACAGATGCACTGGTCCCGCGGCTTCTATGAATTGTTTGGACTATGTCCCAGCAAGGTGGTTCCATCATACGCAGAAATTGAGCAGCGAATTCATCCCGACGATCGCCGTCCGAGGCGCGATTTTAGCGAATTGCTGCTCGACCGATCACTGCTTGAGGGTGAATTCCGCGTCATCAGGCCGAACGGAACGTTGCGTTGGATTTATAACCAGGCCGAGATATTGCTGGATATGGCTGGCGAGCGGGTGTGTGTCGTGGGCGTCGCGATCGACATCACTAGGCAGCGCGAATCGGTGCAGCCGCTCAGGGCCGCCGCCGAGCGCTACAATGCGCTGGTCCAGGTGGTGGAAGGGCTGTTGTGGATAGCCAGCTCCGATGGCCGTATCACGGCGCTGGCTAACTTGAAAGCGACAAAGCAAGACGCGCCGGATCTGTTCTATGGCAGGGGTTGGGTGGATCTGCTGCATGAAGAGGATCGGGATGCCGCGCTGGAAAGCTGGTCGGTCTCGGCCCAGACCGGGCGGCCTTATAAGGTCGAGCATCGCCTGAGGCAGCCCGACGGCACGTACCGGTGGTTCAGGTGCATTGCCGTGCCTGTCCTGAATGCGGATGGCAGCGCACAGGAATGGATTGGCATTTCCACCGATGTGCACCACGAGAAATTCGTGAGCCTCCCTACGCCGTCGTCCAGGCTCACGGGCGCGCAAATGCGCGCCGCGCGCGGTATTTTGAACTGGTCGGTGAAACAACTGGCCGAGCGAACGAAGATTTCTCCGAGTGCGATCCGAAGGTTTGAGGAATATGATAGCACGCCGCCGATGCACGACGAATCGGTGGAGATCCTTCAGAATACGTTTTCGGATGCGGGGATAGAGTTTTTCTTCCCGCAGGTCGGCAAGCCAGGTCTTCGGCCGCGATAG
- a CDS encoding hypothetical protein (product_source=Hypo-rule applied) — MKQPASETPSEIVSVLYQAAIPKLIVLIEHNRSVIKLIQLNEPAQGDVRGNSIVLDDVAPWQTLRNTLPDEFDLRLREALQFLLEAMKYEIWVADSSCSGKRRSLSVETGDI, encoded by the coding sequence ATGAAGCAACCTGCAAGCGAAACTCCGAGTGAAATCGTTTCAGTTTTGTACCAGGCGGCCATTCCTAAACTTATCGTCCTGATTGAGCATAACCGCAGCGTGATCAAGCTAATTCAATTGAACGAACCGGCGCAGGGGGACGTGCGTGGAAACAGCATCGTTCTCGACGACGTGGCTCCGTGGCAGACATTGAGAAACACGTTGCCTGATGAATTTGATCTCCGGCTGCGCGAGGCGCTGCAATTCCTTCTGGAAGCCATGAAATACGAAATCTGGGTCGCGGATAGCAGCTGCTCAGGGAAGCGCCGTTCGCTGTCTGTCGAAACGGGGGACATCTAG